One stretch of Vulgatibacter sp. DNA includes these proteins:
- a CDS encoding MXAN_6640 family putative metalloprotease, with translation MSVRIRTAALLALATSCGGSEPAHHVHGTLLHAIRPTEVERAQLWRYDAADVVEHHDSGGGAFRIHFTRAGEHAVPAADADETGVPDYVETVAAIYEEVLTFYDGLGFRIPLGDEAITGENGGDGRFDVYLLDFAHSADGAFVTDRCGASGCVGYMVQENDFAGYGYPSRTVGARILASHEFFHAVQAAYGPGGDVVLSEGTAVWASETFDPALSDFEAFVGGYLEDPGRSIDVPPPGPVPRFAYGSAIFFRFLEERFDRSLIAALLERSGQGAWLDALDQLLAEGHGSSFAEAFLDFGAWNLHLAQAADPAVAYANGADYPQPQMAALQAPVVEERLRVYHASTRYFEVDPGGRSVLAAQVVAPDAAELADLALLAVARTGGRNRGAVQVIAAADGRLVIDAGGADRVIVALSNGSRVNPSRRPTLCVGTEEEVDACAATFGAVDPDPEPVPEPEPPAAASEDGGCSSGGSAGLLGVVVVPLLLLRRSACRHR, from the coding sequence ATGAGCGTCCGCATCCGCACCGCAGCGCTGCTGGCCCTCGCCACCTCATGTGGCGGGAGCGAGCCCGCGCACCACGTCCATGGCACCCTGCTGCACGCGATCCGGCCGACCGAGGTGGAGCGGGCGCAGCTCTGGCGATACGACGCGGCGGACGTGGTCGAGCACCACGATTCGGGCGGCGGCGCCTTCCGGATCCACTTCACGCGGGCAGGGGAACACGCGGTGCCTGCTGCGGACGCGGACGAGACCGGCGTCCCGGACTACGTCGAGACGGTGGCTGCGATCTACGAGGAGGTCCTCACCTTCTACGACGGGCTCGGCTTCCGGATCCCCCTGGGCGACGAGGCGATCACCGGCGAGAACGGCGGCGACGGCAGGTTCGACGTCTACCTCCTCGACTTCGCGCACAGCGCCGACGGCGCCTTCGTCACCGATCGCTGCGGGGCGAGCGGCTGCGTCGGCTACATGGTGCAGGAGAACGACTTCGCCGGGTACGGCTACCCGAGCCGGACGGTCGGCGCCCGGATCCTCGCGAGCCACGAGTTCTTCCACGCGGTGCAGGCGGCCTACGGCCCTGGCGGCGACGTGGTGCTCTCGGAGGGCACGGCGGTCTGGGCGAGCGAGACCTTCGACCCCGCGCTCTCGGACTTCGAGGCCTTCGTCGGTGGCTATCTCGAGGATCCGGGGCGCTCCATCGACGTGCCGCCGCCGGGACCGGTGCCGCGCTTCGCCTACGGCAGCGCGATCTTTTTCCGCTTCCTCGAGGAGCGCTTCGATCGGAGTTTGATCGCTGCGCTGCTGGAGCGTTCGGGGCAGGGCGCCTGGCTCGATGCCCTGGACCAGTTGCTCGCGGAGGGCCACGGCTCGTCGTTCGCGGAAGCGTTCCTGGACTTCGGGGCCTGGAATCTCCACCTGGCACAAGCAGCGGATCCGGCGGTTGCCTATGCGAACGGCGCCGACTATCCGCAGCCGCAGATGGCGGCGCTGCAGGCGCCGGTGGTGGAGGAGCGGCTGCGCGTCTACCACGCCTCGACCCGCTACTTCGAGGTGGATCCTGGTGGCAGGTCCGTGCTCGCGGCCCAGGTCGTCGCGCCGGACGCTGCGGAGCTGGCGGATCTGGCACTGCTCGCGGTGGCACGTACGGGGGGGCGCAACCGTGGCGCGGTGCAGGTGATCGCCGCTGCCGATGGCCGGCTGGTGATCGATGCCGGCGGCGCGGATCGGGTGATCGTCGCGTTGAGCAACGGGAGCCGGGTCAATCCGAGCCGGAGGCCCACGCTCTGCGTCGGGACGGAGGAGGAGGTCGACGCCTGCGCCGCAACTTTCGGCGCGGTCGATCCGGATCCCGAGCCTGTTCCGGAGCCGGAGCCTCCGGCTGCTGCCTCGGAGGACGGCGGCTGCAGCAGTGGCGGGAGCGCTGGACTGCTCGGCGTCGTGGTGGTGCCGCTCCTGCTTCTCCGGCGCTCGGCCTGCCGCCACCGGTGA
- a CDS encoding HmuY family protein, producing the protein MKRVFRASLYLAIAAALAASACGTSDDSSGTGGGGIGDGGSGGSGGGLVCEGAPVPCEDTMIQEMQLVDTVAPGQVGINEAVDGTWVSHVDATAGGFGANPPHAFVYARFTDAGLEKVEITDEEALESADWDIAFRRYLIRINSGDSGPSCVTAARMAPGTSFETAAGPTDEAAWRRDDFYTETCEFMNDGSGLPGSPATALASFYTYTGCVKMTGNVYVIRTADGRMAKFTVDAYYGENQETCQTDDTPPAGGSGNVIVRWAFLE; encoded by the coding sequence ATGAAGCGCGTCTTCCGTGCATCGCTCTACCTGGCCATCGCCGCGGCGCTCGCCGCCAGCGCCTGCGGCACCTCCGACGACTCGTCGGGCACGGGCGGCGGCGGCATCGGAGACGGCGGCAGCGGTGGGTCGGGGGGCGGCCTCGTCTGCGAGGGGGCGCCGGTTCCCTGCGAAGACACGATGATCCAGGAGATGCAGCTGGTCGACACCGTCGCGCCGGGGCAGGTCGGGATCAACGAGGCAGTGGACGGCACCTGGGTTTCCCACGTCGACGCTACGGCCGGCGGCTTCGGGGCGAACCCGCCGCATGCCTTCGTCTACGCCCGCTTCACGGACGCCGGGCTGGAGAAGGTGGAGATCACGGACGAGGAGGCGCTCGAGTCGGCGGATTGGGACATCGCCTTCCGCCGCTACCTGATCCGGATCAACTCCGGCGATTCGGGCCCCTCGTGCGTCACCGCCGCGCGGATGGCGCCCGGCACTTCGTTCGAGACGGCGGCAGGGCCGACGGACGAGGCCGCCTGGCGGCGGGACGATTTCTACACCGAGACCTGCGAGTTCATGAACGACGGCTCGGGCCTTCCCGGCTCGCCTGCCACCGCACTGGCGAGCTTCTACACCTACACCGGCTGCGTGAAGATGACGGGGAACGTCTACGTGATCCGCACGGCCGACGGGCGGATGGCGAAGTTCACGGTCGACGCCTACTACGGCGAGAACCAGGAGACGTGCCAGACCGACGACACCCCACCAGCGGGCGGCTCCGGAAACGTGATCGTGCGTTGGGCCTTCCTGGAGTAG
- a CDS encoding S8 family serine peptidase: MNLLLASLLLAGTAAVPRTAGDAPLSPDLLVHGGGSGELPAPTQPIFFRDGDRDVLATRGAFDPPTGRSAVQLRWPALDASASATVGPEALVRGTEAELRKLGLVPVRLLFPSLDLWMVRKAGADGLEIAAALAGTGVAAYPDLAFPLRQWGAQPPDDPRFSGQWYFERIGITDAWEITTGSPEVTVVVVDNGCDPAHPDLAGKYEPGRDVVDDDDDPSHVPGASGNEHGTACAGIIGAAADNGIGIAGACPQCRVSCVRMLRHDGLPQPVSVSVAAFAFAHEIGAAVVSNSWGYVEAIPAPALLADAIREVHANARGGRGAVVAFAAGNDGRTVEAWELLGVEGVLGVGAINTYDESTAFTNGGAPVDLVAPAGTLTTDVSGADGGDAGDYTSLFGGTSSACPVVAGVAGLLASAAPDATATEIDEALLATLRPAPYAAPDETGHDAIYGYGIVDPTAALRRFVPEPGGGGGAGAPPSQDDTGCAAGGSDLTGLGLLAVAALLSRHGRRPPAPPCRVHTR; encoded by the coding sequence ATGAACCTCCTGCTCGCATCGTTGCTGCTCGCCGGTACCGCCGCCGTGCCCCGGACCGCAGGTGACGCGCCGCTCTCCCCGGACCTGCTGGTCCACGGAGGAGGCAGCGGCGAGCTCCCTGCTCCGACGCAGCCGATCTTCTTCCGGGATGGCGATCGCGACGTCCTCGCCACCCGCGGCGCCTTCGATCCTCCCACCGGCCGCAGCGCGGTGCAGCTGCGATGGCCGGCCCTCGATGCCAGCGCCAGCGCGACCGTCGGCCCGGAGGCGCTGGTGCGCGGCACCGAGGCGGAGCTGCGAAAGCTCGGCCTCGTTCCCGTCCGCCTCCTCTTTCCGTCGCTCGATCTCTGGATGGTGCGCAAGGCCGGCGCCGACGGGCTCGAGATCGCCGCCGCCCTCGCCGGAACCGGCGTGGCGGCCTATCCCGATCTCGCGTTTCCCCTGCGCCAGTGGGGCGCGCAGCCGCCGGACGACCCGCGCTTCTCCGGCCAGTGGTACTTCGAGCGGATCGGCATCACCGACGCCTGGGAGATCACCACCGGCTCGCCAGAGGTGACAGTCGTCGTCGTCGACAACGGATGTGATCCTGCCCACCCCGACCTCGCCGGAAAATACGAGCCCGGTCGCGACGTCGTCGACGACGACGACGATCCCTCCCACGTCCCCGGCGCCAGCGGCAACGAACATGGCACCGCCTGCGCGGGCATCATCGGCGCTGCAGCCGACAACGGGATCGGTATCGCAGGGGCCTGTCCGCAATGCAGGGTGAGCTGCGTGCGGATGCTCCGCCACGACGGACTGCCGCAGCCGGTCTCCGTCTCCGTCGCCGCCTTCGCCTTTGCGCACGAGATCGGCGCGGCCGTGGTCTCCAACAGCTGGGGCTACGTCGAGGCGATCCCCGCTCCTGCGCTGCTCGCCGATGCGATCCGCGAGGTGCACGCGAACGCGCGCGGTGGCCGAGGCGCCGTGGTCGCTTTTGCTGCCGGAAACGACGGCCGCACCGTGGAGGCGTGGGAGCTCCTCGGCGTCGAGGGCGTGCTCGGCGTGGGCGCGATCAACACCTACGACGAGTCGACCGCCTTCACCAACGGCGGTGCGCCAGTCGATCTGGTGGCGCCTGCAGGCACCCTCACGACTGACGTCTCGGGAGCGGATGGCGGCGACGCAGGCGATTACACGTCGCTCTTCGGCGGCACCTCCTCCGCCTGCCCGGTGGTCGCCGGTGTGGCGGGTCTGCTCGCCAGCGCCGCGCCCGACGCCACCGCCACGGAAATCGACGAGGCGCTCCTCGCCACCCTGCGGCCGGCCCCCTACGCGGCCCCCGACGAGACGGGCCACGATGCGATCTACGGCTACGGCATCGTCGATCCCACCGCGGCGCTGCGCCGGTTCGTCCCGGAACCGGGTGGCGGCGGCGGTGCTGGCGCCCCCCCGTCCCAGGACGACACGGGCTGCGCTGCCGGTGGCAGCGACCTCACCGGCCTCGGACTGCTGGCCGTCGCGGCGCTCCTGTCGCGTCATGGCCGGCGACCGCCTGCGCCGCCATGCAGGGTGCACACGAGATGA
- a CDS encoding ABC transporter permease codes for MRRSGEVRARAVANSLTFAWRTLLKIKHMPEQLFDVVVTPIMFTVVFTYLFGGALAGSTDAYLQFLLPGILVQTVMFTAVYTGFTLNGDLGKGVYDRFRSLPIWKSAPILGAMLGDVIRFSISSLIVVAIGLIMGYRAASGAVGIAASLVLLNVFAFGIGWIFVTLALVVRTPSTVMTLSWLVLMPLTFVSNIYVDPATMPGWLQAFVAINPVTLIVSAIRGVLAGEVTAGAVGLALLAPACVTALFAPATMWLYGRKR; via the coding sequence ATGCGGCGGTCGGGTGAGGTGCGGGCGCGGGCGGTGGCGAACTCGCTCACCTTCGCCTGGCGTACGCTCCTCAAGATCAAGCACATGCCGGAGCAGCTCTTCGACGTGGTGGTGACGCCGATCATGTTCACCGTCGTCTTCACCTACCTCTTCGGCGGCGCCCTCGCGGGATCGACGGACGCGTACCTGCAGTTCCTGCTGCCGGGCATCCTCGTGCAGACGGTGATGTTCACCGCCGTCTACACCGGCTTCACGCTCAACGGCGATCTCGGCAAGGGGGTCTACGACCGCTTCCGTTCGTTGCCGATCTGGAAGTCGGCGCCGATCCTGGGCGCGATGCTCGGTGACGTGATCCGGTTCAGCATCTCCTCGCTGATCGTGGTCGCGATCGGTCTGATCATGGGGTACCGGGCGGCGAGCGGCGCGGTGGGAATCGCTGCGAGTCTCGTGTTGCTCAACGTCTTCGCCTTCGGGATCGGATGGATCTTCGTCACCCTGGCGCTGGTGGTGCGGACGCCGTCCACGGTGATGACGCTGAGCTGGCTGGTGCTGATGCCGCTCACGTTCGTCTCGAACATCTACGTCGACCCCGCGACGATGCCCGGTTGGCTGCAGGCCTTCGTGGCGATCAACCCGGTGACGCTGATCGTCTCGGCGATCCGGGGCGTGCTGGCTGGCGAGGTGACGGCGGGCGCCGTGGGGCTGGCCCTGCTCGCGCCTGCGTGCGTCACGGCGCTCTTCGCGCCGGCGACGATGTGGCTCTACGGGCGAAAGCGTTGA
- a CDS encoding ATP-binding cassette domain-containing protein, whose translation MMQQQTDLAIEARGLVKRYGSNRAVDGIDLEVRRGTIFGLLGPNGAGKTTLVRLLSTLLRPDGGSARILGIDLVAEPELVRRQISLTGQFASVDEDLAGTENLVLLARLLGFSRAAARERARELLRAFDLADASDRQVKGYSGGMRRRLDIAASLIRRPELLFLDEPTTGLDPRSRAQVWATIREMVAEGTTVLLTTQYLDEADQLADRIAVVDHGRVIAEGTSAELKASVGSGVLHVRLGDPAQREAARVLLVEQLGACFPSAVDPRALSAKLADPARAAPALAALQRAGIVLSDFSLGRPSLDEVFFTLTGHAAVENGEEAGGDDAAVG comes from the coding sequence ATGATGCAGCAGCAGACCGACCTGGCCATCGAGGCGCGCGGCCTCGTGAAGCGCTACGGCAGCAACCGCGCGGTCGACGGCATCGATCTCGAGGTGCGGCGCGGCACCATCTTCGGCCTGCTCGGCCCCAACGGCGCGGGCAAGACGACGCTCGTGCGGCTGCTCTCGACGCTGCTGCGGCCCGACGGCGGCAGCGCCAGGATTCTCGGCATCGACCTGGTCGCGGAGCCGGAGCTGGTGCGCCGCCAGATCAGCCTCACCGGCCAATTCGCCTCGGTGGACGAAGATCTGGCGGGCACCGAGAATCTCGTGCTGCTGGCGCGGCTGCTCGGCTTTTCCCGGGCTGCGGCGCGGGAGCGGGCGCGGGAGCTCCTGCGAGCCTTCGACCTGGCGGATGCCTCCGATCGGCAGGTGAAGGGCTATTCCGGCGGCATGCGGCGTCGCCTCGACATCGCCGCGAGCCTCATCCGCAGGCCCGAGCTGCTCTTTCTCGACGAGCCGACGACGGGGCTCGATCCGCGCAGCCGGGCGCAGGTGTGGGCGACGATCCGGGAGATGGTCGCCGAGGGGACGACGGTGCTCCTCACCACCCAATACCTCGACGAGGCGGACCAGCTCGCCGACCGCATCGCCGTCGTCGACCACGGGCGGGTGATCGCGGAGGGCACGAGCGCCGAGCTCAAGGCCTCGGTGGGCAGCGGCGTGCTCCACGTGCGCCTGGGCGATCCCGCGCAGCGGGAGGCGGCGCGGGTGCTGCTGGTGGAGCAGCTCGGCGCATGTTTTCCCTCGGCGGTAGATCCGCGGGCGCTGTCGGCGAAACTCGCCGATCCCGCCCGTGCGGCGCCGGCGCTCGCCGCGTTGCAGCGGGCGGGGATCGTCCTCTCGGACTTCTCGCTGGGGCGGCCCAGCCTCGACGAGGTCTTCTTCACCCTGACGGGCCACGCCGCTGTCGAGAACGGCGAGGAGGCAGGAGGAGACGATGCGGCGGTCGGGTGA
- a CDS encoding methyltransferase, translated as MSAIRLDPASLLHLLWNGSKAIEVVQAASDLGVLAALEAGEFRLGELAARLELQPLRLYKLLDCLESLQLAVRTEDGETLEATRYRGVDGVRAAAERVLGPASIERDRDRQPWRQIEGRLPALLRGTDAVSRACFDWPPASEAQVASFERSMTAGLGPFRESFRLNGAAIFGGAQRWLDVGGGDGTLAASVLGEQGSLGADVFNLPAVAPLVEAVRRESGVGERLGFVGGDFLAAPLPAGYDVLSFVRVLHDWPTEVALRLLAAAREALRPGARIAICEEFRTPARLATQFFWSYFLVGVDSCVSRLREASFYVDALDRLGFDAIRVLPGPVEIVTGVRR; from the coding sequence ATGAGCGCGATCCGGCTCGATCCCGCCTCGCTCCTCCACCTGCTCTGGAACGGATCGAAGGCGATCGAGGTGGTCCAGGCAGCGAGCGACCTCGGCGTCCTGGCCGCACTCGAGGCAGGTGAGTTTCGCCTGGGCGAGCTCGCCGCGCGCCTCGAGCTGCAGCCGCTGCGGCTCTACAAATTGCTCGACTGCCTGGAGAGCCTCCAGCTGGCGGTGCGTACGGAGGACGGCGAGACGCTGGAGGCGACCCGCTACCGCGGTGTCGACGGCGTGCGCGCCGCGGCGGAGCGCGTCCTCGGTCCGGCCTCGATCGAGCGCGACCGGGACCGCCAACCGTGGCGGCAGATCGAGGGGCGCCTGCCGGCGCTGCTGCGCGGCACCGACGCCGTCTCCCGGGCGTGCTTCGACTGGCCACCGGCGTCGGAGGCGCAGGTCGCCTCGTTCGAGCGGAGCATGACCGCAGGCCTCGGGCCCTTCCGGGAGAGCTTTCGCCTCAACGGCGCGGCGATCTTCGGCGGCGCGCAGCGCTGGCTCGACGTGGGCGGTGGGGATGGGACGCTGGCGGCGTCCGTGCTCGGAGAGCAGGGATCGCTTGGCGCCGACGTCTTCAACCTGCCTGCGGTGGCGCCGCTGGTGGAGGCGGTGCGCCGGGAGAGCGGGGTAGGGGAGCGCCTGGGCTTCGTCGGCGGCGACTTCCTCGCGGCGCCGCTACCTGCAGGCTACGACGTGCTCTCCTTCGTGCGCGTGCTCCACGACTGGCCGACCGAGGTGGCGCTGCGGCTCCTCGCCGCTGCGCGGGAGGCCTTGCGGCCCGGCGCCCGCATCGCGATTTGCGAGGAGTTCCGCACGCCGGCGCGCCTCGCGACCCAATTCTTCTGGAGCTATTTCCTCGTGGGGGTGGACAGCTGCGTGAGCAGGCTGCGCGAAGCCTCCTTCTACGTGGACGCGCTCGATCGCCTCGGCTTCGACGCGATCCGCGTGCTGCCAGGGCCGGTGGAGATCGTCACCGGCGTGCGGAGGTAG
- a CDS encoding aminotransferase class V-fold PLP-dependent enzyme, producing MSLAALRAEFPILERTVYLNSNSTGAFPRGMDAVLARYAETLRDWRDEHWEGWWRELQRYHAGLEELLGAAPGTVVTDGSVSTLLGRVASCFSYEGARRRVITTDLEFPTVPFIWESFRRYGAEPEVVATGEEPEAAIEAVLDERVLAVCVTHASFRTGRLLDLRRIVRAARRVGALVIVDAYQTVGALPVDVRDLQPDFLLGGAHKWLCGAVESAFLYVRPELLPTLEPAATGWMAGSDPFSFETPRGRAPSALRFAAGTPAVLPAMLSRVGLDLVRSAGSEAIRDHSLRLTGRILEWADAAGIESPTPRAPAQRGGIVALHFAGDRQAAAALVREGFVCSWRGALRVAPHFYNTAEEVERFLAALARVRREAA from the coding sequence GTGAGCCTGGCAGCGCTCCGCGCCGAATTTCCGATCCTCGAGCGCACGGTCTACCTGAACAGCAACTCCACCGGCGCCTTCCCCCGCGGGATGGACGCGGTGCTCGCCCGCTACGCGGAGACACTGCGCGACTGGCGGGACGAGCATTGGGAGGGCTGGTGGCGGGAGTTGCAGCGCTACCACGCCGGCCTCGAGGAGCTCCTCGGCGCCGCACCGGGAACGGTGGTGACCGACGGCAGCGTCTCGACCCTGCTCGGTCGCGTCGCGTCCTGCTTCTCGTACGAAGGCGCGCGGCGGCGCGTGATCACCACCGACCTCGAGTTTCCCACCGTGCCGTTCATCTGGGAGTCGTTCCGGCGCTACGGCGCCGAGCCGGAGGTGGTGGCGACGGGGGAGGAGCCCGAGGCAGCGATCGAGGCGGTGCTGGACGAACGGGTGCTCGCGGTCTGCGTCACCCACGCCAGCTTCCGCACCGGCAGGCTCCTCGATCTGCGGCGCATCGTGCGGGCAGCCCGCCGTGTCGGGGCGCTGGTGATCGTCGACGCCTACCAGACGGTGGGCGCGCTGCCGGTCGACGTGCGTGATCTCCAGCCCGACTTCCTGCTGGGCGGGGCGCACAAATGGCTCTGTGGCGCGGTGGAGAGCGCGTTCCTCTACGTGCGTCCGGAGCTCCTGCCCACGCTGGAGCCAGCAGCCACCGGCTGGATGGCCGGGAGCGATCCCTTCTCCTTCGAGACGCCACGGGGCCGTGCCCCTTCCGCGCTCCGCTTCGCCGCCGGAACCCCTGCGGTGCTGCCCGCGATGCTCTCACGGGTCGGCCTCGATCTCGTCCGCAGCGCAGGCAGCGAGGCGATCCGCGACCACTCGCTCCGTCTCACCGGGCGCATCCTCGAGTGGGCGGATGCTGCGGGGATCGAGAGCCCGACGCCGCGAGCGCCGGCGCAGCGCGGCGGAATCGTGGCCCTCCACTTCGCCGGCGATCGGCAGGCCGCCGCGGCGCTGGTACGGGAGGGCTTCGTCTGCAGCTGGCGCGGCGCGCTGCGGGTGGCGCCGCATTTCTACAACACCGCGGAGGAGGTGGAGCGCTTCCTCGCAGCACTCGCCCGCGTGCGAAGGGAGGCCGCATGA
- a CDS encoding tryptophan 2,3-dioxygenase family protein — MSAFAKQLRRQLDEPIYNAILKRPVGTGDLDYERYLRTPELLTLQTSRDELVAPEELMFQVVHQTQELWLKLVAHEGAAVVEALDADALWQASEALSRSCRIFTSLHASMQVLETLTPDAYQVIRRSLGNGSGQESPGFNAVRLVGEALAAALDRLLERRHLPIAEAYAPGNDDVKRICEQLVDFDEGYQNWLVLHYQLVRRTIGVGKQIRALDGVSTQVLVGRMTQPLLPRLWELRGELTASWDRAGGHAPGAQRRSEAS, encoded by the coding sequence TTGAGCGCATTCGCGAAGCAGCTTCGACGCCAGCTCGACGAGCCCATCTACAACGCGATCCTGAAGCGGCCCGTCGGCACCGGTGATCTCGACTACGAGCGTTATCTCCGCACGCCGGAGCTGCTCACGCTGCAGACGAGCCGCGACGAGCTGGTCGCCCCCGAGGAGCTGATGTTCCAGGTGGTCCACCAGACCCAGGAGCTCTGGCTCAAGCTGGTCGCGCACGAGGGCGCCGCGGTGGTGGAAGCGCTCGACGCCGACGCGCTCTGGCAGGCCTCGGAAGCGCTCTCCCGCTCCTGCCGGATCTTCACCTCGCTGCACGCCTCGATGCAGGTGCTGGAGACCCTCACCCCCGACGCCTACCAGGTGATCCGCCGCAGCCTGGGCAACGGCAGCGGCCAGGAATCGCCGGGTTTCAACGCCGTCCGCCTCGTGGGCGAGGCGCTCGCAGCAGCGCTCGACCGCCTCCTCGAGCGCCGGCACCTGCCGATCGCCGAGGCCTACGCGCCGGGCAACGACGACGTGAAGCGCATCTGCGAGCAGCTCGTCGATTTCGACGAGGGCTACCAGAACTGGCTGGTGCTCCACTACCAGCTCGTGCGGCGCACCATCGGCGTGGGCAAGCAGATCCGCGCCCTCGACGGCGTCTCCACCCAGGTGCTGGTGGGGCGGATGACGCAGCCGCTGCTGCCGCGGCTCTGGGAGCTGCGCGGCGAACTCACCGCATCGTGGGATCGCGCGGGCGGCCATGCGCCTGGCGCGCAGCGCCGGAGCGAGGCGTCGTGA